The following proteins are encoded in a genomic region of Penaeus chinensis breed Huanghai No. 1 chromosome 10, ASM1920278v2, whole genome shotgun sequence:
- the LOC125029907 gene encoding uncharacterized protein LOC125029907 — MSSTDDLEAILPEDLESSMAASRIDVKVYKRRWWILFLFAGMGFMQCAVWNTWGPITSSVKLAYSSWTDAEIALLSMWGTITMIFGLIPMTALLQLKGMEDCCAFFYLIFHMHMHTHAHVHMYVQCGVAIVFCLATYVHVQHYQWIVTLALPCTINRQSNTFLTKHVLSHVPSLNSLVQPLSARATKVTGIKNKTGSAVRAQLKHKKLLLPPGGYYCGKASRNKSDMYGIIFCNVGTNVELAVGTAVF, encoded by the exons ATTTAGAATCTTCTATGGCAGCATCAAGAATAGATGTAAAAGTATACAAAAGACGATGGTGGATATTATTCCTCTTTGCAGGAATGGGATTTATGCAG TGTGCAGTGTGGAACACCTGGGGTCCTATAACTTCATCTGTAAAGCTTGCTTACTCATCATGGACAGATGCTGAAATTGCTTTGCTTTCCATGTGgggtacaataacaatgatatttggtCTAATACCCATGACTGCACTACTCCAGTTGAAAGGTATGGAAGACTGCTGTgcatttttttatctcattttccatatgcatatgcacacacatgcacatgtacatatgtatgtacaatgtggTGTAGCAATAGTATTCTGTCTAGCAACCTATGTTCATGTCCAGCACTATCAGTGGATCGTAACCCTGGCTCTTCCttgcacaataaacagacaatcAA ACACATTCCTCACCAAGCATGTTTTGTCTCACGTTCCAAGTCTTAACTCCCTTGTACAGCCCTTGTCCGCCAGAGCCACTAAGGTAAcaggaattaaaaacaaaacg gggtcggcggttcgcgcccagcTCAAGCACAAGAAGTTGCTATTACCGCCTGGAGGTTATTACTGTGGAAAGGCATCTCG AAATAAGAGTGATATGTATGGGATTATATTCTGTAATGTTGGCACCAATGTCGAGCTTGCAGTTGGCACTGCCGTCTTCTAG